A genomic region of Pseudomonas abietaniphila contains the following coding sequences:
- the trkA gene encoding Trk system potassium transporter TrkA — protein sequence MKIIILGAGQVGGTLAEHLASEANDITVVDTDADRLRALGDRLDIRTVQGRGSFPTVLRQAGADDADMLVAVTSSDETNMVACQVAYTLFHTPTKIARVRESAYLTRAGLFDNDAIPVDVLISPEQVVTNYIKRLIEYPSALQVIDFSGGKVQLVAVKAYYGGPLVGQQLRQLRAHMPNVDTRVAAIFRRDRPIIPQGDTVIEADDEVFFIAAKADIRAVMGEMRRLDESYKRIVIAGGGQIGERLAEAIENRYQVKIIEMNPARCRYLSDTLDNTVILQGSSSDRDLLVEENIDNADLFLALTNDDEANIMSSLLAKRLGAKKVMTIINNPAYVDLVQGGEIDIAVSPQLATIGTLLAHVRRGDIVSVHSLRRGAAEAIEVVAHGDAKSSKVIGKAIKDINLPPGTTIGAITRAEQVLIAHDSTVIESGDHVVMFLVDKKYIRDVERLFQVGLSFF from the coding sequence TTGAAGATCATCATTCTCGGTGCAGGACAGGTCGGTGGCACGCTGGCGGAGCATCTGGCCAGTGAAGCCAACGACATCACCGTGGTCGACACCGACGCCGATCGGCTCCGCGCGCTGGGTGACCGTCTGGATATCCGCACCGTTCAGGGCCGCGGCTCTTTCCCGACCGTACTCAGGCAAGCCGGCGCCGACGATGCCGACATGCTGGTGGCCGTGACCAGCAGCGATGAAACCAACATGGTCGCCTGTCAGGTCGCCTACACGTTGTTTCATACCCCGACCAAGATCGCCCGGGTTCGGGAATCGGCCTACCTGACCCGTGCCGGACTGTTCGACAACGACGCCATTCCGGTGGACGTTTTGATCAGCCCCGAGCAAGTGGTCACCAATTACATCAAGCGTCTGATCGAATACCCAAGCGCCCTCCAGGTCATAGACTTTAGCGGGGGCAAGGTGCAACTCGTTGCCGTGAAGGCGTATTACGGCGGCCCGTTGGTGGGTCAGCAACTGCGTCAGTTGCGCGCGCACATGCCAAATGTCGACACCCGCGTCGCGGCCATTTTCCGCCGGGACCGTCCGATCATTCCCCAAGGCGATACCGTCATCGAGGCGGATGACGAAGTCTTCTTCATTGCAGCCAAGGCGGACATTCGTGCGGTGATGGGCGAAATGCGCCGTCTGGACGAGAGCTACAAACGCATCGTCATTGCGGGTGGCGGGCAGATCGGCGAGCGTCTGGCCGAGGCCATCGAAAATCGTTACCAGGTAAAAATCATCGAGATGAACCCGGCACGCTGTCGCTATTTGTCGGACACGCTCGACAACACCGTGATCCTGCAAGGCAGCTCTTCGGACCGCGACCTGTTGGTGGAAGAAAACATCGACAATGCCGACCTGTTCCTTGCGCTGACCAACGATGATGAAGCCAACATCATGTCATCGTTGCTGGCCAAGCGGCTGGGCGCGAAAAAAGTCATGACCATCATCAACAACCCGGCGTATGTGGACCTGGTGCAGGGCGGGGAAATCGACATCGCGGTCAGCCCGCAGTTGGCGACCATCGGCACCTTGCTCGCTCACGTGCGGCGCGGCGACATTGTCAGCGTGCACTCGTTACGGCGCGGCGCTGCGGAAGCTATCGAGGTCGTGGCCCACGGCGATGCCAAGTCCAGCAAGGTGATCGGCAAGGCCATCAAGGACATCAATCTACCGCCCGGCACGACCATCGGCGCCATCACCCGCGCCGAACAAGTGTTGATCGCCCACGACAGCACCGTGATCGAATCCGGCGACCACGTGGTGATGTTCCTTGTGGATAAAAAGTACATCCGCGATGTTGAACGGCTGTTTCAGGTAGGGCTGAGTTTTTTTTAA